Proteins found in one Bordetella genomosp. 11 genomic segment:
- a CDS encoding tripartite tricarboxylate transporter substrate binding protein — protein sequence MIRKLGKCLATAALTAAAAMTGPAHAGYPDKAVRIIVPYTPGGFNDTMARVFAKKLQEAMGQPFIVENKPGAGTVIGTEAGARAAPDGYTLVIVGFPLVSNQFLYRKLPYDAKKDFEPIIVGAQTPNFLVVKASSPVQSLADLVKRAKAQPGKLNYATAGTGTSNHLTMAYFQEEAGIRLVQVPYKGSAPMVTDLLGGQVDTMFDNTPNVLPHIKAGKMRALGVTSAKRSPLAPDVPTVAEQGYPGFEVSVWYGLAAPAGTPRPIVERLNAELNKALQAPDVRKIFAEQGVEPVGGSLEEFRQFFDAQMSKWSKVIQAAGIQAE from the coding sequence ATGATAAGAAAACTGGGGAAATGCCTGGCAACGGCGGCATTGACGGCCGCGGCCGCGATGACGGGGCCGGCGCATGCCGGATATCCGGACAAGGCCGTGCGCATCATCGTGCCGTATACGCCGGGCGGCTTCAACGACACCATGGCGCGCGTCTTCGCCAAGAAGCTGCAGGAGGCGATGGGACAGCCTTTCATTGTCGAGAACAAGCCGGGCGCGGGCACGGTGATCGGTACGGAGGCGGGCGCCCGCGCGGCGCCGGATGGCTACACCCTGGTCATCGTCGGATTCCCGCTGGTGTCCAACCAGTTCCTGTATCGCAAGCTGCCGTATGACGCGAAGAAGGACTTCGAGCCCATCATCGTCGGCGCGCAAACGCCGAACTTCCTGGTGGTGAAGGCGTCCTCGCCCGTGCAGTCGCTGGCGGACCTCGTCAAGCGGGCCAAGGCGCAGCCGGGCAAGCTGAACTACGCCACCGCGGGTACCGGCACGTCGAATCACCTGACCATGGCCTACTTCCAGGAGGAAGCCGGCATCCGGCTGGTGCAGGTGCCGTACAAGGGCAGCGCGCCCATGGTCACGGATCTGCTGGGCGGCCAGGTCGACACGATGTTCGACAACACGCCGAATGTGCTGCCGCACATCAAGGCCGGCAAGATGCGCGCGCTGGGTGTCACCAGCGCGAAGCGCTCGCCGCTGGCGCCGGACGTGCCGACGGTGGCCGAACAGGGCTACCCCGGTTTCGAGGTTTCCGTCTGGTACGGGCTGGCCGCCCCGGCGGGCACGCCGCGCCCCATCGTGGAGCGCCTGAACGCCGAGTTGAACAAGGCGCTGCAGGCGCCGGACGTACGCAAGATATTCGCCGAGCAAGGGGTGGAGCCGGTGGGGGGATCGCTGGAGGAATTCCGCCAGTTTTTCGATGCCCAGATGTCGAAGTGGTCCAAGGTGATCCAGGCGGCGGGCATACAGGCGGAATGA
- a CDS encoding mandelate racemase/muconate lactonizing enzyme family protein — MQETHRAPGASASPSELAIRDIEAHAVSFPVPAQNSVTLGVGRAVKRDAVIVKVTTAGGLVGYGESHHGRAHTTVAHFINSALKPMVLGMDATDTVGVWQRIYERQLASHGLGAGAAIAMSGLDMALWDIRGKAVGWPLYRLLGGSRRAIPAYAGGVALGWQDPQALVAEARRHVEAGYRAVKLRLGDTVQRDLARVRAVREALGEDIAILTDANAAYRVDDARAVMPVLDELNIGWLEEPFPAHDAASYAQARRFGRLPLAAGENHYTRFEFERLFDERNVTIWQPDLSKTGGITETLRIAAMASVRKLPIHIHSSMTGINMAATVHVLAAIDNAGYFEADVSKGNLFRDALVDRAFTLDTDGCVRPSDKPGIGVEVDEAFIAAHPAIEGPAYV; from the coding sequence ATGCAGGAGACCCACCGCGCGCCGGGCGCATCGGCTTCGCCATCGGAGCTGGCGATACGGGACATCGAGGCCCATGCCGTCTCTTTCCCCGTGCCCGCGCAGAACAGCGTCACGCTGGGCGTGGGGCGGGCGGTCAAGCGCGACGCGGTCATCGTGAAGGTGACCACGGCCGGCGGCCTGGTCGGATACGGCGAATCGCATCACGGCCGCGCGCACACCACCGTGGCGCACTTCATCAACAGCGCCTTGAAGCCCATGGTGCTGGGCATGGACGCCACGGACACCGTGGGCGTGTGGCAGCGCATTTATGAACGCCAGCTGGCCAGCCATGGCCTGGGCGCCGGCGCTGCCATCGCGATGAGCGGCCTGGATATGGCCTTGTGGGATATCCGCGGCAAGGCGGTGGGCTGGCCGCTTTACCGCCTGCTGGGCGGCTCGCGGCGCGCGATTCCGGCTTATGCGGGCGGGGTGGCCTTGGGCTGGCAGGATCCGCAGGCGCTGGTGGCGGAGGCCAGGCGCCATGTCGAAGCTGGCTACCGCGCCGTCAAGCTGCGGCTGGGCGATACCGTGCAGCGCGACCTTGCGCGGGTGCGCGCCGTGCGCGAGGCACTGGGCGAGGACATCGCCATCCTGACGGATGCCAATGCCGCCTACCGCGTCGATGACGCGCGTGCCGTCATGCCGGTGCTGGACGAATTGAACATCGGCTGGCTGGAAGAGCCGTTTCCCGCCCACGACGCGGCCAGCTACGCGCAGGCCCGCCGCTTCGGCCGCCTGCCGCTGGCGGCGGGCGAGAACCACTACACCCGCTTCGAGTTCGAGCGGCTGTTCGACGAGCGCAACGTCACGATATGGCAGCCGGACCTCTCGAAAACCGGCGGTATCACCGAGACCCTGCGCATCGCCGCCATGGCATCGGTGCGCAAGCTTCCCATCCATATCCATTCGTCCATGACCGGCATCAACATGGCGGCGACCGTGCACGTGCTCGCCGCCATCGACAACGCCGGGTACTTCGAGGCCGATGTGTCCAAGGGCAATCTGTTCCGCGACGCGTTGGTGGACCGCGCTTTCACCCTCGATACGGATGGATGCGTCCGTCCGTCGGACAAGCCCGGTATCGGCGTGGAGGTCGACGAGGCCTTCATCGCCGCGCATCCGGCCATCGAAGGCCCGGCGTATGTCTGA
- a CDS encoding IclR family transcriptional regulator: MAKAADAGVASVNRALSILMAFEDSVEGMTLTDLMNATGLYHSTILRICESLEQFRFIKRLEDGRYMLGPAPFYLGMLYQESFRLWDYAAPVLRELIRETKETAAIYIRENNERICLHRMAQPRSVRMHVREGERVDLYKGAAGKVLLAFGGEKGVVYDRIRKAGYAVSLAERESESAAIACPVFGVRQRLVCAVSLGIPLFRFNKAVFDQSLPLVMTAAARLTADLGGDAAMYAPPYAKLEGIKLPS; this comes from the coding sequence ATGGCGAAAGCCGCCGACGCGGGCGTCGCGTCCGTCAACCGGGCCTTGTCCATCCTGATGGCATTCGAAGACAGCGTCGAAGGCATGACCTTGACCGACCTGATGAATGCCACCGGGCTCTACCACAGCACCATCCTGCGCATTTGCGAATCGCTCGAACAGTTCCGCTTCATCAAGCGGCTCGAGGACGGCCGCTATATGCTCGGACCCGCGCCCTTTTACCTGGGCATGCTGTACCAGGAGTCCTTCCGCTTATGGGACTACGCGGCGCCGGTGCTGCGCGAACTGATACGCGAAACCAAGGAAACCGCGGCGATCTACATAAGGGAAAACAACGAGCGGATCTGCCTGCATCGCATGGCGCAGCCGCGTTCGGTCCGGATGCACGTGCGCGAAGGCGAACGCGTCGACTTGTACAAGGGGGCCGCCGGCAAAGTGCTGCTGGCCTTCGGCGGTGAAAAAGGCGTTGTCTACGACCGGATCCGCAAGGCCGGCTACGCGGTCTCGCTGGCGGAGCGCGAGTCCGAAAGCGCCGCGATCGCCTGCCCCGTATTCGGTGTCAGGCAACGCCTGGTCTGCGCGGTGTCGCTGGGTATTCCGCTATTCCGATTCAATAAGGCGGTGTTCGATCAATCCCTGCCCCTGGTGATGACGGCGGCGGCCAGGCTGACGGCCGACCTGGGCGGCGACGCCGCGATGTATGCGCCGCCTTATGCCAAGCTCGAAGGGATCAAACTCCCTTCCTGA
- a CDS encoding aldehyde dehydrogenase family protein — translation MADSEGKNLIGGQWVRAAAGESGRRRDPADGTALGSFAESGEADARDAIAAARRAFDATAWAQSPRVRQMTLLRWADRMETRADALARALTRENGKVLAQSRGEIAAAISEIRYYAGLARYIPGHAFEVEPGVFSTLIKEPAGVAGLIIPWNAPAVLLVRALAPALAAGCSVVVKPAWQTAGLSAAIIAALAEDADMPGGVVNMLTETGSDVARTLVASADVDVISFTGSNEVGQRIMAAAAPTMKKLSLELGGKSCCLVFEDIDPDWAAPRLAAAATIISGQQCTAARRVLVHASRYDAMKRALREALAAIRLGPGMQPQAQMGPLIDEAAREQVWARVEQAQQCADEVVLAAQRPGGELAAGCFMSPSLVAHRDTGAFFIQEEIFGPLLVLETFQDEAEAVARANHTEFGLSASVWTHDGARAMRVARALRNGTVWINDHNKLYAEAETGGYRRSGLGRLHGYDALIDFTEVKHIYQDAGVVAPRALDGGQPAR, via the coding sequence ATGGCAGATAGCGAAGGCAAGAACCTGATCGGCGGGCAATGGGTGCGGGCAGCCGCCGGTGAAAGCGGCCGGCGCCGCGATCCCGCCGACGGCACGGCCTTGGGCAGCTTCGCCGAAAGCGGCGAGGCGGACGCGCGCGATGCCATCGCCGCCGCGCGCCGCGCCTTCGATGCCACGGCCTGGGCGCAAAGCCCGCGCGTGCGGCAGATGACGTTGCTGCGCTGGGCCGATCGCATGGAGACGCGGGCCGACGCGCTGGCGCGAGCCCTGACCCGCGAGAACGGCAAGGTACTGGCGCAGTCCCGCGGCGAGATCGCGGCGGCGATTTCGGAAATCAGGTACTACGCCGGATTGGCGCGCTACATCCCCGGGCATGCCTTCGAAGTGGAGCCGGGCGTGTTCTCTACCTTGATCAAGGAGCCGGCCGGCGTGGCCGGCCTGATCATCCCCTGGAATGCGCCGGCGGTGCTGCTGGTGCGCGCCCTGGCCCCGGCATTGGCGGCCGGTTGCAGCGTGGTGGTCAAGCCCGCGTGGCAGACGGCGGGCCTGAGCGCGGCCATCATCGCCGCGCTTGCCGAGGATGCGGATATGCCCGGCGGGGTGGTCAATATGCTGACGGAGACCGGCAGCGACGTGGCGCGGACGCTGGTGGCTTCCGCCGATGTGGACGTCATCAGCTTTACCGGGTCGAACGAGGTGGGACAGCGCATCATGGCCGCGGCCGCGCCCACGATGAAGAAGCTGTCGCTCGAACTGGGCGGTAAATCGTGCTGCCTGGTGTTCGAGGACATCGACCCGGACTGGGCCGCGCCCCGGCTGGCGGCCGCCGCGACGATTATCTCGGGACAGCAGTGCACCGCCGCGCGCCGGGTGCTGGTGCATGCATCGCGTTACGACGCGATGAAACGCGCCTTGCGGGAGGCCCTCGCGGCGATCCGCCTGGGTCCGGGCATGCAGCCGCAGGCGCAAATGGGACCGCTGATCGACGAAGCCGCGCGGGAGCAGGTCTGGGCGCGCGTGGAGCAGGCCCAGCAATGCGCCGACGAAGTCGTGCTGGCGGCGCAGCGCCCGGGCGGCGAACTGGCCGCGGGTTGCTTCATGTCGCCGTCGCTGGTGGCGCACCGCGACACCGGTGCCTTCTTTATCCAGGAGGAAATCTTCGGGCCTTTGCTGGTGCTGGAGACATTCCAGGACGAGGCCGAGGCGGTCGCGCGCGCCAACCATACGGAGTTCGGCTTGTCGGCCAGCGTATGGACGCATGATGGGGCGCGCGCCATGCGCGTGGCGCGGGCGCTGCGCAACGGCACGGTATGGATCAACGATCACAACAAGCTGTATGCCGAAGCCGAGACCGGCGGCTACCGGCGCAGCGGCCTGGGCCGCCTGCACGGCTACGACGCACTGATCGACTTCACGGAAGTGAAGCACATCTACCAGGACGCCGGCGTGGTCGCGCCGCGTGCGCTGGACGGCGGGCAGCCTGCCCGCTAA
- a CDS encoding TauD/TfdA family dioxygenase, which translates to MSMIGKPIASPGAWKGPEIDWTKEGLHVLSDAEQREIDLALKHLLAQGNLDFPDITPENFPLDKVGELMRGLPERLRHGRGFLMLRGLNRQAYTDDDMTRIYFGLGSYLGRPMTQSYLGDILGHVMDVSDYEPKSRGYRKGGGQLMHTDSCDIIGLMCLRSAVSGGDSRIASALAVHNEMAERYPALLEVLARGLFLKRTDEDGRRATRTFSAERVPFFHEENGEVTCYLPTGYARLAEKSGQCGYTPEESEALYRVRKVAASPELYLDMGFKEGDIQFLNNRMMVHGRTDYVDAKPLEQRRHLLRLWFEVPSWPAMPQKQVFHTAEDRRLWSQYRKPLIELPSIHYQMLLEGKLGEMVE; encoded by the coding sequence ATGAGCATGATAGGAAAACCCATCGCTTCTCCGGGCGCCTGGAAGGGCCCGGAGATCGACTGGACGAAGGAAGGGTTGCATGTGCTGTCCGACGCGGAACAGCGCGAGATCGATCTGGCCCTCAAGCACCTGCTGGCGCAGGGCAACCTGGACTTCCCGGACATCACCCCCGAGAACTTCCCGCTGGACAAGGTTGGCGAGCTGATGCGCGGCTTGCCCGAGCGCCTGCGCCATGGCCGCGGCTTCCTGATGCTGCGCGGCCTGAATCGCCAGGCGTATACCGATGACGACATGACGCGCATCTACTTCGGCCTCGGCTCGTATCTGGGCAGGCCCATGACGCAGTCCTACCTGGGCGATATCCTGGGCCACGTCATGGACGTAAGCGACTACGAACCGAAGTCGCGCGGCTACCGCAAGGGCGGCGGCCAGCTGATGCATACCGATTCCTGCGACATCATCGGCCTGATGTGCCTGCGTTCCGCCGTCTCGGGCGGCGACAGCCGCATCGCCAGCGCGCTGGCGGTACACAACGAGATGGCCGAGCGCTACCCCGCACTGCTCGAGGTCCTGGCGCGCGGGCTGTTCCTGAAGCGCACCGACGAAGACGGCCGCCGCGCCACGCGTACCTTCAGCGCCGAACGCGTGCCCTTCTTTCATGAAGAAAACGGCGAAGTCACCTGCTACCTGCCCACGGGCTACGCCCGCCTCGCGGAAAAAAGCGGTCAGTGCGGCTACACGCCTGAAGAATCCGAAGCGCTGTATCGCGTGCGCAAGGTCGCGGCCTCGCCGGAGCTATACCTGGACATGGGTTTCAAGGAAGGCGATATCCAATTCCTGAACAACCGCATGATGGTCCACGGCCGCACCGACTACGTCGATGCCAAGCCGCTGGAGCAGCGCCGACATCTGCTGCGCCTGTGGTTCGAAGTGCCGAGCTGGCCCGCCATGCCGCAAAAGCAGGTTTTCCACACGGCCGAAGACCGGCGCCTGTGGAGCCAATACCGCAAGCCCCTGATCGAATTGCCGTCCATTCATTATCAGATGCTGCTGGAAGGCAAGCTCGGCGAGATGGTGGAGTAA
- a CDS encoding CaiB/BaiF CoA transferase family protein has protein sequence MESTTTHRASLKRKDFSAQAQGPLRGLRVIDLSRLVAGNMLTLQLADFGADVIKVEPRNGDTLRAFKTGGVEAFWKVYCRNKRSVCIDFRHATGIDLLRRMLDKADVLVESFRPGVLEEMGLAPDTLHSSNPRLVIVRISGWGQTGPFKRRPGFGTLVEGYSGFASMNGFADREPVLPPMFLGDMTAGLYGASAVMTALWEVRVNGGKGQEIDLSLFEPMISVLGPQAANYRITGKVKARTGSRSSTTAPRNTYRTADGRWVCVSTSTQTMAARLFRAIGRPEMNTDPRYSSNVARLEHVAEVDAIVADFVGQRTLDENLRVFEAADVTVGPIHDASDLLSDGYVIARESLVDVRDEELGYMPMHNIVPRLSATPGTLRRPAPRKGQHTAECLTELLGEIDLRPLVDDGVIFPEAPPAA, from the coding sequence ATGGAATCGACAACCACACATCGCGCATCGCTCAAGCGCAAGGATTTCTCCGCCCAGGCGCAGGGCCCGCTGCGCGGGCTGCGCGTCATCGACCTATCGCGGTTGGTCGCGGGCAACATGCTGACGTTGCAGCTGGCCGATTTCGGCGCCGACGTCATCAAGGTGGAGCCGCGCAACGGGGACACCCTGCGGGCATTCAAAACCGGGGGCGTCGAGGCGTTCTGGAAGGTCTATTGCCGCAACAAACGCAGCGTATGCATCGACTTCCGGCATGCGACGGGCATCGATCTGCTGCGCCGCATGCTCGACAAGGCCGATGTGCTCGTTGAAAGCTTTCGTCCCGGTGTGCTCGAAGAGATGGGCCTGGCGCCGGACACCCTGCATTCGAGCAACCCGCGCCTGGTGATCGTACGCATTTCAGGGTGGGGGCAAACCGGCCCGTTCAAGCGGCGCCCGGGCTTCGGCACCCTGGTCGAAGGCTACTCCGGTTTTGCCAGCATGAACGGCTTCGCGGATCGCGAACCGGTTCTGCCCCCCATGTTCCTGGGCGATATGACCGCGGGCCTGTATGGCGCGAGCGCCGTCATGACCGCCCTGTGGGAAGTCAGGGTCAACGGCGGCAAAGGCCAGGAAATCGACCTTTCGCTGTTCGAACCGATGATCTCGGTGCTGGGCCCGCAAGCCGCCAACTACCGCATCACGGGCAAGGTCAAAGCCCGCACCGGCAGCCGCTCCAGCACGACCGCGCCGCGCAATACCTACCGTACCGCCGACGGCCGCTGGGTCTGTGTGTCGACCTCCACGCAAACCATGGCGGCGCGCCTGTTCCGTGCCATCGGCCGCCCGGAAATGAACACCGATCCACGCTACAGCAGCAATGTGGCCCGCCTGGAGCACGTGGCGGAAGTCGACGCCATCGTGGCGGATTTCGTCGGGCAGCGCACCCTGGACGAAAACCTGCGCGTATTCGAGGCGGCCGACGTCACCGTCGGCCCCATCCATGACGCGTCCGATCTGCTTTCGGACGGCTACGTCATCGCGCGCGAGAGCCTGGTCGACGTGCGGGACGAAGAGCTGGGCTACATGCCCATGCACAACATCGTGCCGCGCCTCTCCGCCACCCCGGGCACCCTGCGCCGGCCGGCGCCGCGCAAGGGCCAGCACACCGCCGAATGCCTGACGGAACTGCTGGGTGAAATCGATCTGCGGCCGTTGGTCGACGACGGCGTCATCTTTCCCGAGGCGCCCCCGGCGGCCTGA
- a CDS encoding xanthine dehydrogenase family protein molybdopterin-binding subunit, with protein MDARAETRDTAAMDETAPRAHVGSPRMRVEDQAILTGRGQYGDDAATHAGTLHAAIVRSPHAHARVTRVDGARAMALPGVRAVLTPDDVAGWSRPFVVGVKQPMEQWALAMDKVRYVGEPVAVVIAESRYAAEDGVDLVDVAYEPLPAAVSIEDAIAADAAVLHDKVGSNIVSDRSFRYGDPESAFAGADHRIGLTVRYPRNSCTPIECAVVIAEYVSAQDGYDVRSNFMGPFSLHTVMALALKVPGNRLRHRTFADSGGSFGVKQAVFPYAVLMCLAARKANAPVKWVEDRLEHLAGATSATGRLCHIEAAVSADGRIQALSYDQYDDCGGYLRAPEPATFYRMHGCLTGAYDIPNLAVRNRVVLTNKTPAGLVRGFGGPQVYFALERLMQRIAGELALDPLELYRRNFIGRDAFPYRAAAGALIDSGDYHGALDLAWRQGGLEALYARREEVRARGGLYGIGYAAIVEPSISNMGYITTVMPREARDKAGPKNGGIAAATVSVDPLGGVGVVIASAPAGQGHRTVCAQVVADVLGVDPDAIMVSVEFDTQKDAWSVAAGNYSSRFAGAVAGTVHLAACRLRDKLATIAAAQMDCAPGDIVFRDGTIAPRHAPQAAVPFTRLAANPHWAPGLLPKDIEPGLRETVFWSPESLTPPDGKDRINTSATYGFAFDVCAVEIDRDTGRVRIDRYVTTHDAGRILNPALADGQIRGAFAQGLGAALMEEFRYGPDGSFLSGTFADYLVPTTCEVPEPVILHMETPSPFTPLGAKGLGEGNNMSTPVCIANAVADALGVDDVTLPLTPARVMDLIGVQDPPPSSGHVPAGQAREGGERAGRSLSAQGEVRLDAPPDKVFAVLLDPQALARVIPGCNALTPIGEHRYRADVTVGVGMIKARYAAEVALSELDPPRSLRLAGTGLSSVGTAQGSGLVTLHAEGAGTRLTYDYEAQVSGKVAAVGSRMLEGAARVVLRQLFEQLGQQAGGGKRPSWWRRLLGRRESRQ; from the coding sequence ATGGACGCCAGGGCTGAAACTCGGGACACGGCCGCGATGGACGAAACGGCGCCGCGCGCGCACGTGGGATCACCCCGCATGCGCGTGGAGGACCAGGCCATCCTGACCGGGCGCGGCCAGTACGGCGACGATGCCGCCACGCATGCCGGCACCCTGCATGCGGCAATCGTGCGTTCCCCGCATGCCCACGCCCGCGTGACGCGTGTCGATGGCGCGCGCGCCATGGCGCTGCCCGGCGTGCGGGCCGTGCTCACGCCCGACGACGTGGCGGGCTGGTCGCGGCCCTTCGTCGTGGGCGTCAAGCAGCCGATGGAGCAGTGGGCGCTGGCGATGGACAAGGTGCGCTACGTCGGCGAGCCGGTGGCGGTAGTGATCGCCGAGTCGCGCTACGCGGCCGAGGATGGCGTGGACCTGGTGGACGTGGCATACGAGCCGCTGCCGGCCGCCGTGTCCATCGAGGACGCGATCGCCGCCGACGCGGCCGTGCTGCACGATAAGGTGGGAAGCAATATCGTCAGCGACCGCTCTTTCCGCTATGGCGATCCGGAATCCGCCTTCGCCGGCGCGGACCATCGCATCGGCCTGACCGTGCGCTACCCGCGCAATTCCTGCACGCCCATCGAGTGCGCCGTGGTGATCGCGGAATATGTGTCCGCGCAGGACGGCTACGACGTCCGCTCCAATTTCATGGGGCCGTTCTCCCTGCATACCGTCATGGCGCTGGCGCTGAAGGTGCCGGGCAACCGGCTGCGGCATCGTACCTTCGCCGATTCGGGGGGCAGTTTCGGCGTCAAGCAGGCGGTGTTTCCATATGCGGTACTGATGTGCCTGGCCGCGCGCAAGGCCAACGCGCCGGTCAAGTGGGTGGAGGACAGGCTGGAGCATCTGGCCGGCGCCACCTCGGCCACCGGGCGGCTGTGCCACATCGAGGCGGCGGTGTCGGCGGATGGGCGCATCCAGGCGCTGTCCTATGACCAGTACGACGATTGCGGCGGCTATCTGCGCGCCCCCGAACCGGCGACTTTCTATCGGATGCATGGCTGCCTGACGGGGGCGTACGACATCCCCAACCTGGCCGTGCGCAATCGCGTGGTGCTGACCAACAAGACCCCGGCCGGCCTGGTGCGCGGGTTCGGCGGACCCCAGGTGTACTTCGCGCTGGAGCGGTTGATGCAGCGTATCGCGGGCGAGCTGGCGCTGGACCCGCTGGAGCTGTATCGCCGCAACTTCATCGGCCGGGATGCCTTCCCCTATCGCGCCGCCGCGGGCGCGCTGATCGATTCCGGCGACTACCACGGCGCGCTGGACCTGGCGTGGCGGCAGGGCGGCCTGGAAGCGTTGTACGCGCGGCGCGAGGAAGTCCGCGCGCGCGGCGGGCTGTACGGCATCGGCTACGCCGCCATTGTCGAGCCCTCGATTTCCAATATGGGCTATATCACCACGGTGATGCCGCGCGAAGCGCGCGACAAGGCCGGGCCCAAGAACGGCGGCATCGCCGCGGCAACCGTGTCGGTGGACCCGCTGGGCGGGGTCGGCGTCGTGATCGCATCCGCGCCCGCGGGGCAGGGCCATCGCACCGTCTGCGCGCAGGTCGTGGCCGACGTGCTGGGGGTGGATCCCGATGCCATCATGGTCAGCGTCGAGTTCGATACGCAGAAAGATGCCTGGTCGGTGGCCGCGGGCAATTATTCCAGCCGCTTCGCGGGCGCGGTGGCCGGGACGGTGCACCTGGCGGCGTGCCGGCTGCGCGACAAGCTGGCCACCATCGCGGCGGCGCAAATGGACTGTGCGCCCGGCGACATCGTGTTCCGCGACGGCACGATCGCGCCGCGCCATGCGCCGCAGGCCGCCGTGCCGTTCACGCGCCTGGCCGCGAATCCGCACTGGGCGCCCGGCCTGCTGCCCAAGGACATCGAGCCGGGACTGCGGGAGACCGTGTTCTGGTCGCCCGAATCGCTGACCCCGCCCGACGGGAAGGACCGCATCAATACGTCGGCCACCTACGGCTTCGCCTTCGACGTCTGCGCGGTGGAGATCGATCGCGATACGGGGCGCGTGCGCATCGACCGCTATGTGACCACGCACGATGCCGGCCGCATCCTGAATCCGGCCCTGGCCGACGGCCAGATACGCGGCGCGTTCGCGCAAGGCCTGGGCGCGGCCTTGATGGAGGAATTCCGATACGGGCCGGACGGCAGCTTCCTGTCCGGCACCTTCGCCGATTACCTTGTGCCCACGACCTGCGAGGTGCCCGAACCGGTCATCCTGCACATGGAGACGCCCAGCCCTTTCACGCCGCTGGGCGCCAAGGGCCTGGGCGAGGGCAACAATATGAGCACGCCCGTATGCATCGCCAATGCCGTGGCCGACGCGCTGGGCGTGGACGATGTGACCCTGCCGCTGACGCCGGCGCGCGTGATGGACCTGATCGGCGTGCAGGATCCGCCGCCATCCAGCGGACATGTGCCGGCGGGGCAGGCCCGCGAAGGCGGCGAACGTGCCGGCCGTTCCTTGTCCGCGCAGGGCGAGGTACGCCTGGACGCGCCGCCGGACAAGGTGTTTGCCGTCCTGCTGGATCCGCAGGCGCTCGCCAGGGTGATCCCCGGCTGCAATGCCCTTACGCCGATCGGCGAGCATCGCTATCGCGCCGACGTCACCGTGGGCGTGGGCATGATCAAGGCCCGCTATGCGGCCGAGGTCGCGCTGTCCGAGCTGGATCCGCCGCGCAGCCTGCGGCTGGCCGGCACCGGCCTTTCCAGCGTGGGCACCGCCCAGGGCAGCGGCCTGGTCACGCTGCACGCGGAAGGCGCCGGCACCCGGCTGACCTACGACTACGAGGCCCAGGTGTCCGGCAAGGTTGCCGCGGTGGGCAGCCGCATGCTGGAGGGCGCGGCGCGCGTCGTCCTGCGGCAGCTGTTCGAACAACTGGGGCAGCAGGCGGGCGGAGGCAAGCGCCCTTCTTGGTGGCGGCGCCTGTTGGGCCGCCGGGAGTCGCGGCAATGA
- a CDS encoding tripartite tricarboxylate transporter substrate binding protein, which produces MRMSMRQACACLASLLSILGAGTARAGDALPELIKVIVPFSPGASNDVFGRALSARLSKELGVNVIVENKPGAGGVIGAAEVARAKPDGATLLFSSVSFVTNAATQEKLPYDALKSFEPVAVVARGAMVLVVGKSTPYTSVPQFIKDAKARRGKLNYGSAGIGSIGQMGAELLNMETGADMVHVPYKGISNAVTDMIGGRLESMITTPASVSGPLQAKEIRVLGTTSTTRSRFFPDVPTIAETVPGYSVDVWWGIYAPAGTPVAYVDKLNAAIRKVSAEPDMRELFAREATEPTGMDRKEATAYVASELAKWRRLASERHIVAPM; this is translated from the coding sequence ATGAGAATGTCGATGCGGCAGGCGTGTGCCTGCCTGGCGAGCCTGTTGTCTATCCTGGGCGCCGGTACCGCACGCGCAGGCGATGCCCTGCCCGAGCTGATCAAGGTCATCGTGCCTTTCTCTCCCGGCGCCAGCAACGATGTATTCGGCCGTGCCCTCAGCGCGCGCCTGTCCAAGGAATTGGGGGTGAACGTTATCGTCGAGAACAAGCCGGGTGCCGGCGGTGTCATCGGCGCCGCGGAAGTGGCGCGCGCCAAGCCCGATGGCGCCACGCTGCTGTTCTCGTCGGTGTCCTTCGTGACCAATGCCGCCACCCAGGAGAAGCTTCCGTACGACGCGCTCAAGTCGTTCGAGCCCGTTGCGGTGGTCGCGCGCGGCGCCATGGTCCTGGTGGTCGGCAAATCGACGCCGTACACCAGCGTGCCGCAGTTCATCAAGGACGCGAAAGCCCGCCGCGGCAAGCTCAATTACGGCTCGGCCGGCATCGGCTCGATCGGCCAGATGGGTGCCGAATTGCTGAACATGGAAACCGGCGCCGATATGGTCCACGTGCCCTACAAAGGCATTTCCAATGCGGTCACCGACATGATAGGCGGGCGCCTGGAATCCATGATCACCACGCCCGCGTCGGTCAGCGGTCCCTTGCAGGCCAAGGAAATCCGGGTACTGGGAACGACCTCCACCACGCGGTCCCGCTTCTTCCCCGACGTGCCGACGATCGCCGAAACCGTACCCGGCTATTCAGTGGACGTGTGGTGGGGCATCTACGCGCCGGCGGGAACGCCCGTGGCCTACGTGGACAAGCTTAACGCCGCCATCCGCAAGGTCAGCGCCGAACCCGACATGCGCGAACTCTTCGCGCGCGAGGCCACCGAGCCGACCGGCATGGATCGCAAGGAAGCCACCGCGTACGTGGCATCCGAGTTGGCGAAGTGGCGCCGCCTGGCCAGCGAACGCCATATCGTGGCGCCCATGTAA